In Lautropia mirabilis, one DNA window encodes the following:
- a CDS encoding TlpA disulfide reductase family protein, with translation MPAALNLGPLSLPLSVLVPMVAVFLGLWLGNRQVKRQGTAPVEPFFWRIVFWALAVARLAYVLRHHEAYLEDPWTALDVRDGGFDPWAGLVWAWLLAWRYGWRGSAPRRPLLAAMVGMTVIGVAGLLALQNAATRVQPLPALQLQTLDGQAVPLQRFGNGRPAIVNLWATWCPHCVREMPVLAEAQRQYPDLDIVFLDQGEDGARVSRFLQRRGLVLDNVLLDAKGEVGRHFGLRALPATLFYGRDGSLQDIRIGALSKATLQERIERLRR, from the coding sequence ATGCCTGCTGCTCTGAATCTCGGTCCCCTTTCGTTGCCACTCTCGGTCCTGGTGCCGATGGTGGCGGTCTTTCTTGGTCTCTGGCTGGGCAACCGCCAGGTGAAGCGACAGGGCACGGCGCCGGTGGAGCCGTTCTTCTGGCGCATCGTGTTCTGGGCGCTGGCGGTGGCGCGGCTGGCCTATGTGCTGCGCCACCATGAGGCCTACCTGGAAGATCCGTGGACGGCGCTGGACGTGCGCGATGGCGGCTTCGACCCATGGGCCGGGCTGGTGTGGGCCTGGTTGCTGGCCTGGCGATATGGCTGGCGGGGTTCGGCACCGCGTCGGCCGCTGCTGGCGGCCATGGTGGGCATGACGGTGATCGGCGTGGCGGGGCTTCTGGCGTTGCAGAACGCGGCGACGCGGGTGCAGCCGTTGCCGGCATTGCAGCTGCAGACGCTGGATGGGCAGGCAGTGCCGCTGCAGCGCTTCGGCAATGGGCGCCCGGCCATCGTGAACCTGTGGGCCACGTGGTGTCCGCACTGCGTGCGGGAAATGCCGGTGCTGGCCGAGGCACAGCGGCAGTATCCGGACCTGGACATCGTGTTCCTGGACCAGGGCGAGGACGGTGCGCGGGTGAGCCGCTTCCTGCAGCGGCGCGGGCTTGTGCTGGACAACGTGCTGCTGGATGCGAAAGGCGAGGTGGGCCGGCATTTCGGGCTGCGGGCGCTGCCGGCCACGCTGTTCTACGGCCGTGACGGGAGCCTGCAGGACATCCGCATCGGGGCGCTGTCCAAGGCGACGCTGCAGGAGCGCATCGAGCGGCTTCGGCGCTGA
- a CDS encoding lactate permease LctP family transporter, with the protein METWIQNYSVVGDSLMLTAAVALLPIIFFFVALTVLKMKGYVAGLCTLLIALGVAIFAFGMPTGMAISSALYGFAYGLWPIAWIIITAVFLYKITVKTGQFNIIRASVISITEDQRLQMLLVGFSFGAFLEGAAGFGAPVAITASLLVGLGFNPLYAAGLCLIANTAPVAFGAMGIPILVAGKVSGLDPYHIGQVAGRQLPILSIIVPFWLVAMMDGMRGIRQTWPAVLVAGVSFAVTQFLTANFIGPELPDVTSALVSLVCLSLFLKKWQPEEIFTFDGMKKPTKRHEAEYTTGQILKAWSPFAILTVCVSLWTLKGLQNVLDAATIKIQWPGLHNLVMKAAPIVAEPTAYAAEFKLNLLGAVGTSILLAALISAALLHMRIPHVIKTFFETLLELRLSILSIGLVLGFAFVANYSGLSSTLALVLAGTGAAFPFFSPFLGWIGVFLTGSDTSANALFGSLQASTAHQIGVTPELTVAANTTGGVTGKMISPQSIAIACASVGLEGKESNLFRFTVKHSLIFCVFVGLLTVLQAYVLPWSLHFFQK; encoded by the coding sequence ATGGAAACGTGGATCCAGAACTATTCGGTCGTCGGCGATAGCCTGATGCTGACGGCCGCCGTGGCGCTGCTACCCATCATCTTCTTCTTTGTCGCGCTCACCGTCCTGAAGATGAAAGGCTACGTGGCAGGCCTCTGCACCCTGCTCATCGCGCTGGGCGTGGCCATCTTCGCCTTTGGCATGCCCACCGGCATGGCCATCTCCTCGGCACTCTACGGCTTTGCCTACGGTCTATGGCCCATTGCCTGGATCATCATCACGGCGGTATTCCTCTACAAGATCACCGTCAAGACCGGCCAGTTCAACATCATCCGCGCATCGGTCATCTCCATCACGGAAGACCAGCGCCTGCAGATGCTGCTGGTCGGTTTTTCATTTGGTGCCTTCCTGGAAGGCGCCGCAGGCTTTGGCGCGCCGGTGGCCATCACCGCCTCGCTGCTGGTGGGCCTGGGCTTCAACCCGCTCTACGCCGCCGGTCTGTGCCTCATCGCCAATACCGCTCCGGTGGCCTTTGGCGCCATGGGTATCCCCATCCTGGTGGCCGGCAAGGTTTCCGGGCTGGATCCCTACCACATCGGTCAGGTGGCCGGTCGTCAGCTGCCCATCCTCTCCATCATCGTACCCTTCTGGCTGGTGGCCATGATGGACGGCATGCGCGGCATCCGCCAGACCTGGCCCGCCGTGCTGGTGGCAGGCGTCTCGTTTGCCGTCACCCAGTTCCTCACCGCCAACTTCATCGGCCCCGAACTGCCCGATGTCACCTCCGCGCTGGTCAGCCTGGTCTGCCTGTCACTGTTCCTGAAGAAGTGGCAGCCCGAGGAGATCTTCACCTTCGACGGCATGAAGAAACCCACGAAGCGCCATGAGGCCGAATACACCACCGGCCAGATCCTGAAGGCCTGGTCGCCGTTCGCCATCCTCACCGTCTGCGTCAGTCTCTGGACGCTGAAGGGCCTGCAGAACGTGCTCGACGCAGCCACCATCAAGATCCAGTGGCCCGGCCTGCACAACCTGGTCATGAAGGCTGCCCCGATCGTGGCCGAGCCCACGGCCTACGCCGCAGAATTCAAGCTGAACCTGCTCGGCGCCGTCGGCACCTCCATCCTGCTGGCCGCCCTCATCTCGGCCGCCCTGCTGCACATGCGCATCCCGCACGTCATCAAGACCTTCTTCGAGACGCTGCTCGAACTGCGCCTGTCCATCCTCTCCATCGGCCTGGTGCTGGGCTTTGCCTTCGTGGCCAACTACTCGGGCCTGTCGTCCACGCTGGCCCTGGTGCTGGCCGGAACCGGTGCGGCCTTCCCGTTCTTCTCGCCCTTCCTGGGCTGGATCGGCGTCTTCCTCACCGGCTCCGACACCTCGGCCAACGCCCTGTTCGGCTCGCTGCAGGCCAGCACGGCACACCAGATCGGCGTCACGCCTGAACTCACCGTGGCGGCCAACACCACGGGTGGCGTCACCGGCAAGATGATCTCGCCGCAGTCCATCGCCATCGCCTGCGCCTCGGTGGGTCTGGAAGGCAAGGAATCCAACCTGTTCCGCTTCACGGTCAAGCACAGCCTCATCTTCTGCGTCTTCGTGGGTCTGCTCACGGTGCTGCAGGCGTATGTGCTGCCCTGGTCCCTGCATTTCTTCCAGAAATGA
- the tcyL gene encoding cystine ABC transporter permease: protein MSETLSLVLESLPDLLSGARFTVLLSLGGMFFGLLLGFLLALGRLYARRPIQWLVRFYVSFFRGTPLLVQLFIIYYGLPEIGLQLDPLPAAIIGFSLNTAAYTCETLRAAIAQIDAGQWEAAASLGMNRRHTLRRIIVPQAARTALPPLGNSFIALVKDTSLAATIQVPELLRQSQLITARTFEVFAMYISAALIYWAIASILSALQARLERHTNRSEAPESGG from the coding sequence ATGTCCGAAACCCTGTCTCTCGTCCTCGAATCCCTGCCCGATCTGCTGAGCGGCGCGCGCTTCACCGTGCTGCTCAGCCTGGGCGGGATGTTCTTCGGCCTGCTGCTGGGATTCCTGCTGGCCCTGGGTCGGCTGTATGCGCGCCGTCCCATCCAGTGGCTTGTACGCTTCTACGTCTCGTTCTTTCGTGGCACGCCGCTGCTGGTGCAGCTCTTCATCATCTACTACGGCCTGCCCGAGATCGGCCTGCAGCTCGATCCCCTGCCTGCCGCCATCATCGGGTTCTCGCTCAACACGGCCGCCTACACCTGCGAGACGCTGCGCGCCGCCATCGCCCAGATCGATGCCGGCCAGTGGGAGGCCGCCGCCAGCCTGGGCATGAATCGCCGCCATACCCTGCGCCGCATCATCGTGCCCCAGGCCGCCCGCACGGCCCTGCCCCCGCTGGGCAACAGCTTCATCGCTCTGGTCAAGGACACCTCGCTGGCCGCCACCATCCAGGTGCCGGAACTGCTGCGTCAGTCCCAGCTCATCACGGCCCGCACCTTCGAGGTGTTTGCGATGTACATCAGCGCCGCCCTCATCTACTGGGCCATCGCCAGCATCCTGTCTGCCCTGCAGGCCCGGCTGGAGCGCCACACCAATCGCTCGGAAGCACCGGAATCGGGCGGCTGA
- the tcyJ gene encoding cystine ABC transporter substrate-binding protein, producing MKPDSLRRRLLSVGATLLASSALLAATPAHAADDALNAVQQRGTLRIGIEGTYPPFNYQDEKGQFVGFEIDLGNALAETLGVKAQFQPTKWDGLLAALDSGRIDVIINQVTITDARQKKYRFSQPYTVSGIQAVTRTKDADTLQSPNALAGKKVGVGLGTSYEEWARRTVPSAEVRTYEDDPTKNQDLAVGRLDAVLVDRLAALYQVKQSKNRFALGGPAFSRQTSGIPTRKSDESLHQAIDQALEKLRADGTLTKLSNKWFDTDVTNAR from the coding sequence ATGAAACCCGACTCCCTGCGCCGCCGTCTGCTTTCGGTCGGCGCCACCCTGCTGGCCAGCAGTGCGCTGCTGGCCGCCACACCCGCCCATGCGGCCGACGACGCCCTGAACGCCGTCCAGCAACGCGGCACGCTGCGCATCGGCATCGAGGGCACCTATCCGCCCTTCAACTACCAGGACGAGAAAGGCCAGTTCGTCGGCTTCGAGATCGACCTGGGCAATGCTCTGGCCGAGACCCTGGGCGTGAAGGCGCAGTTCCAGCCCACCAAGTGGGACGGCCTGCTGGCCGCCCTGGACTCTGGCCGCATCGACGTGATCATCAACCAGGTCACCATCACCGACGCACGCCAGAAGAAATACCGCTTCAGCCAGCCCTACACCGTCTCGGGCATCCAGGCTGTCACCCGCACGAAGGATGCTGACACGCTGCAATCCCCCAATGCGCTGGCCGGCAAGAAAGTGGGCGTGGGTCTGGGCACCAGCTACGAGGAATGGGCCCGTCGCACCGTGCCATCGGCTGAAGTGCGCACCTACGAAGACGACCCCACCAAGAACCAGGACCTGGCCGTGGGCCGCCTGGATGCCGTGCTGGTGGACCGGCTGGCCGCGCTCTACCAGGTCAAGCAGAGCAAGAACCGCTTTGCCCTGGGCGGCCCGGCCTTCTCGCGCCAGACCTCCGGTATTCCCACCCGCAAGTCCGATGAAAGCCTGCACCAGGCCATCGACCAGGCGCTGGAGAAGCTGCGTGCCGACGGCACCCTGACCAAGCTGTCCAACAAGTGGTTCGACACCGACGTGACCAACGCACGCTGA